The Labrus bergylta chromosome 14, fLabBer1.1, whole genome shotgun sequence region TTTTGGGGTTTCAGACATTCAGTCCATTACCAGTGACATCAATAACCTGTAGTGGTGCACATGGAAAAGTAAAACGGCCCTGCAGCTATTTGGACTCACTCAGATGAAAGGCATAGTTCCACAGCTGGAAATTGACCTCGGACTGGTTGACACATGCTCTGCTTTCTTTACTGATCACATGTTACATCATCTCTGACGTTCTATAATTAAAATCcctgtttttatgttgtgtctttctgtcatTTTGCATGTGCCAACATCCAGTTTTACAAACCACTTAAGAACTGGTGCTGTTTATAAATGTTAAGTAAACTGCTTTTATAAATTTGGAAACAGCATTTGACATTTCACCTTAAACTACAGTGAGTGGCTATTCTGATGCTTTCAGATGCATGTGTCATATCACATGATCTGTGTCAGCAGGTGGGGTTACCTACCATGGATTATTCTGAGTactttaaagattttctttaatgcttttgtttttgatcacatgttgtgtttaaaaaagcaagAGATATGAAATGGTTGTGTTTCTTGATTATTGAAGCGTGTACACATTTTTGGATAGACTGGACcctcaaataaaaatataaacctGGACATTTGAATATGTGCTATTCAAGGACTTATCATTCATTTTGGACATCTGAACATCTAATAAATCCTTGACAACTTTCTAAGACCAAGTGTTGATTAAAGCATGTGGTAATGTGATATAACACTTAGGTTAACTTTGAATAAGGTGAATAAATGCAACAGAAAAAATAGAAGTTCCCGTTCAAACTATTTGATTTTACTGAAACTTGTTCTCTGTCGGTGTTCAGTTGGTGGAGGAGAGTGAAGAGCGGCTATCGGAGGCGCAGATTGAGGAGCTCATCCAAACGGTCTCTGCTGCTCTACCTGGTGACCCGGAGCTGGAAAATGCAGATGCAGAGATGGGGGAAGGTGGTGAACAGTCATGACACAGTGACGCCCAGAATGACTCGGACTGTTCTTGGAGAACTGGAGTAAAGTTTGAAGTGAATACACAACTGGACTGCTTTTTACCGGCACAATTTTGCATCCCTGTTTGAATTAAACAACAAGGTGACTAAAGGGAGACACAAATGCTGCCTGGTCGTGGATAAAAGGAACCCTTTACTTAATTTTGAACAGAAAAAGATAAGCCCGTTCTAATTTGcgtttgcttttttatttacaaatggATTCAAATCTAATGAGCACATCCCTTCATAAGGACAGGTGTTAGGACAGAGAGTCACAGATGTTTTGCATTGTACTGATCTAATTTGTATTCCACCTTAGATATCGTTTATGCAGAGACAGACTGTTGTTATTGTGCTGGGTTTGTGGCTCCTGACTTAATGCTACTCATCACTGTCATTCTCTCATTCGTGTGTAAAATAAGGGGTTTTTGCTGCTGTATGATTTACCAAGTCAGACTTGTAATGGTACAGCACTAACACAAGGTCAGGTAATAATATAAGAGTGGCTGTGTGATAACAAACGTGTTTACCAAGAGGTAATTCCTGTCTTTTTCTAATGCAGTACTTTTTGTagcacttgtttttttcctccataaTGAGAAAATATCTATTGAATTGTGACTGTCATCAAGTCAACAACAGTTTTCAACAAAGGCTGCAGGCTTTTCTTCTGGTTTACACATGGTACAACTGTAGGACTATAATCAGAAACCCTATTCAGTATCAGACAATAGTGGCATCATCCTCAATGCGTCTTTTATCTGCATCCTGTCTGTGAATGCAACACAAAGGAAGAACAGCCCGCGTAGTATACTGGGAAGCCATCATATGGGTCATTGTCTTTACTGATCATTTAGTAATTTTGGAAGAGTGTTTTAGGTGTCAAGTTTAAAATTTGCAATCAATTATTGATCCTCCTCTAATAATGTCATCTATCAAAGCCcacatgcatttttttgttaGATAGGTTTGTGTAATCACTCAGGATATATCTGTAAACTGATGTGAAGACAGAAACTCCTAATCCACCGACTCCGGAGCAGCTTGTTTTTTCTCAGCTGTGATGTTGTTTGATAGATAAGAGTTTATTGTCAGACAAGGTCTGAAATGTGCAGCTCCATTAACgacaaaaatcaaacaagacacaaacatctgagacaacattcaaacatcagACTTATATTCAGAGGCCTTCATTGCGCTTTGGTCTGGGATTCAACTCCATATTGAATTTTAGGATTGACTTGTTTACAAaagagtgttttgttttttcctttttaaaacgTGGGACCTTGTATATATCAGGTTTAATGTTAAAACTTCAAATTCACAGTTCAGGCTGTGGTTAGGGTCAGAGACAATGCTGTTGGCCATCTTaacatgttttgaaatgtaGGCTGATTCATAAGAGTCTCTGGAGGTTGGTCTATAAATGTTGTGACACAGCAGAGGAAGTATGTGCTGGTTACACTCATGTACCTTTCCGTTTTGAGTTTCCTGTTCGTGTATCACATCGGTTTCCTGTGCTTGCTTTGGTAAGAATCAACAAAAAAGTTAGATGGACACTGATTTAGAAAATTACACCTAGGAGCCTTGAGTGACCCCAATGTCTGTAAAGCTTGAAACTGAAGAGGTCAAAATCCAGCAACACTTATAgaatgaagatcaactttattaacaaattagtcCAAAGCGTTTCGGCTTGTGACCTTCATCAGTGTCAtcttgaaaacaaacacatctggaTAACACCATCATTCCGTGTGACCATTTAAGCATCAAGGATTTTGTGTTATGGCTAGAGAGGTGCTGCTGTTATATTCAACAATGGgtttttctgttatttattgaGGTAATAattgcaaaaaatattttagttcAAGGTTGAACTTTGAACACATGGAGGTTAATTTAGTAACACTGAAGACAATAAAATTCAAGTTCTTCATCCAAGTTTTAATAACCCAATAGCTGAAGCCAACAGTTTTTCAGGGACTCAGGAGTTCAGGCCCTGAATGTTATTAAAtaattgttaaataaaaaagaaaccatATCCAatggtttaaaaatataaaatacccGTTCTGAACATTAGGGAAAAgtcattcatttatttgctCAACATTTTAACACCTTCAGGTCTCCCAAGCACTTAACTCATTGATTATGTAAGTATCTCCTTACTTATTCATGAATTTCAgagattatttatgttttctttgtaataaTTTGACAGGTTTATGTTTTGAGGTTCACCTCAGGGGCCGCAATCCATCACGAAGATCCAGAGCCACTGAAATATGTTGTGcaaatgaaaaggtggacaaATTAAATGAGGCGAAGATAAGCCTCAACTAAACCTCACACTGTGATTAAATTTTCCCTCAGGGCTTTCGCTCACAGCATACAAATCGATGCAAGTTAAGTAATTTAAGCCTCGGGCGAAAAATAAGCGAGCTTGTCGTGTCACTGCTGCGGAATTGCCCTTTAACATCTCCACCAATAGGGATCGCCCAAGCAGATGCGCTTTTAGTATTCAGAAGGGCCGTTGACCAATCAGCGCCCTGCTTTCTCTGCCTTGCTGCGCTCTTTGCTCGCtggcgtgtttttttttttttcttctcccagcGGTGGATACAGCTCGACTTCTCACGGTGCAAAGTTACATCAGGAACCagcgttaaaaaaaacaaaacgttttgTTATGTGTATTGCATATCAAATGCCGTAGACATTACGGCTGCTTCTTTTCACCGACAAATGAGAGAGAACACCGATGTGGTCGTCGATAGAAGGAGCTGCTGGTTTCGGCTTTTGGATCAAggttgatgtgtgtttttttctctcaggatTTCGACAGTTTCCGAGACGTTGGTGAGTGAACACACCGTTTGACGAGTTGCCTCCACAGCTCAATGAATGTTCTTGTAGCAGGTAAAACGCTATTAATGAGGTGCTTACagcgtttttttctgttgagtaTGGGTGGCCTCTGGTCTGCGTTTGTCTGATAGCAGGTCATTCACCTGGTGGCCGCCTGCCTCGGGTGCAGACAACATGCATCTTCAAGCCAGGCCAGATGTTCATGGCTGCTGGGCCTTCACTGTAAAGCTGTGGAATAATCCTGTTTatacacacgcaaacacacaccgCGGTAATAGCTTTGACTTGTTTGCACCAATATGCACCTGGTTCACcacatattcttttttttttttgcaaggttGCAAAACTAATATGCACCATGAAGCAGGGGACCATTGAAGGTATCAGTTCATGCGGGTATGCTGCTGTAGGTAATTAAAAAGCAAGAGTTAAATGTCTCTCTTTCGGCAGGAAATCAGTGTCAGTGATGTGTCAGTGGTGCCTTAATCACCAAAAATGCCTGCAAAGCAACCAAAAAGTAGCAATGAGAAAGGACTCGTAATAGAGGTTTACTTTCAGGAAACTCGTTTTGCTGCTGAGTGGAAACTGTCTTCACAGCTGAGATAAAGAATACTAGAATTGCTACAAAAACACTAATACAGACAAAACTACATCAGAAGTATGTTTAATTGTGGAGGATTTACGAATTGATGAACTGATAACTTTGGCAGATTGATGTAGCCTATATCAAGGCTTGTCCAAGTTCAGAGGAAATATCGGATATGTTCTCCCTTTTAGACTTAGGCAGAAAGCGTGTGTTCCCTCCTGTGAACATAAGGAGGTGACACACAATCTGGGTTGCTGCTCAAAGATGTCAGCCTGCTGTTTTCCTACCTGTCACCTTAACCACCTCCTCTAGACAGATCACAGGTTACACTGTCTCTGCTTATTATAGACTTTGTTTCTTTGACTTGTCCCTGATCAGAGAACTCATTTGCCTTCTTCAAGGTCAGTGCCCCAGAATAGACAGACAGGTTTTTAGCAGGAACCACTTTGTgaagaaaaaagtcaaataagcCTAGAGTCTAGCCAAGGAGGTAGTTTAGTTACCGATAATTTAGAtatgttgttgatgtttctgCATTACcctcaaaaaaaacaatgtttgtgaAGGTCATTACATTTTGGCGCccacatgattaaaaaaaagaaacaatcagcAAGAATATCTCTTAAAGGGTCCCAAAACAGTTAACAGTATGTGTACCTGCACGTCCAGATAAGACCAGAAGTAAATTATAGAGCTGGAACAAGTACTTATTTGGTCAACAGACTTAAAAATAACTGACAGTTATCAAGTCATTTATTCCAGGAAGAATACAAAGATTTCTATCATTTCCTGCTTTTCCATTTTAAAGattgtttgcttttcttgttCTTGCTTGTAAATTAAAATTTTGGGGCTCAAGACTTAACAACAAATAGTTGCCCAAATAAAGATTTGCTTTGAGAAATTCTGATATTTATCTTTGCTATTTTTTTAGAGTTTTATAGACAACATGatgatcaagaaaaaaaaaacgacaaatgAATCATTAATGAAAATAACTGTTAACGTGTTTTGTATTTGTGGTTAACTGGACCTTTAATGAGAAAAAGCCCTTACAGAGGAGGGAAATAAATCAGCAAGGCACGTCTTAAACCACTGGCCTAATTCTTTGTACACTCCAAGTGGCTTAATCTCTGCATGGAAATGCATTAGAATTACATGTAAAGCTTGTGGAAATACCAGTGGACTTAGTGGGGCTTAAGGCAGCACCTCAATAACCCAGCCAGGCCACGATGTCCTCATTTCCAGCTGTTTTCCCCTTTTACTTTGATCGTCAAATTTTACAGGCCAGCTACTCCAGCCCTGAGAGAGGAGTGTTCCCCCACGTGGCATCCAGATGTCAGGCTCCCTGTACAGTCTCAACTAGACAGAAATACCACAGTACATGTGAGAAAGGGACATTagggaaaaggaaaagagaagttAAAAGTCTGTGAAGTTGCTTCAGAAATAGTTCAAACGCTGAGTTTAACCAGTAAATGAAAAGTTTTGAAGATAATGACCAGCTGAATTCTATTCTCCTTGCAACCTTGTGTGTATTCATATGTTGCTATAAAGAGGAACTACAGGCAGGCTAATGTTGATGTAACTACTCCTTGCAGTGAACATTGAAGAGAAATGGGGAAGTTGTGTGAGTCTACGCTTTGTAAAATGTAATCTGATCCTAGAGAAGTGGTGTTGTGTGGCAGAAACTGTCAGTGAGAATTAAAACAAGACGAAGCAGTAATTAGCCGCTTAAGATGCACTGTATGAGACTGAACTGTGATACTGCTCCACAGTCTGGATCGTCCCAGTGGAGAGATGCAAAATAAAACTGGATGTGATTCAGCCTCTCTGGAAGCGTTTAGTGCTCTTGGCAAAGTTACAGTCATGTAGTCAGTAGGAAAAATCACACCATCACACCTTGCCAATAATAGCTCTATCATGCCGGGTAGTGGCTAATGTTTGGAAATATAATACATCATGatgatgtacagtatgtttgtttgtttgtcgaaAAGTTGTGAAGGAAAATCCTAAACTGGAGTACAATTGAAGATACTGGCACGGGAGCATCCTTTTTTGTATGCATGCCATGTAAGCTGATGAAGGTTCCATGCATTTCTGATTGAAGTGTATGATGTGTTCTTCTGTTTAGGTAACAATGATTAAGAAACGTGGCCAGCTGTGGAGCGCAGCAGGCCTGGATCCTGCCCTGCGACACCAAGGCTGAGGAGTTGCAGAGGAGCGACTAGCCCTCCTTGCCCACCCCTGAATATCCCATCTGGACATCACCCTCGATCAGAACTTCCTCATTATCACTTCAGCTTCAAGCCAACCGATCTTTGCTGATATTTAACAAGAACCCACATTCCAGAGACCTCATTATTGGTGCATTTTATGAAGCCACAATGAGGAACAGCAGATCCAGCCTCCTCCTGGGCTGTGTGCTCCTCTGCTCCGCCTCCTTGCTTTACCTGGGCATGAGTGGTGTAGAGTGCCCTCCAAAAAGCCATCGTTACAGGTGGATGGAGCTCAACCTGGGTTTGGCCAATCAGAGTTTATCCCTGACTGAACACTTCCCAGAAGACACGCCCCTGATCTTCATCGGAGGCTTCCCCAGGAGCGGCACCACGCTGATGCGCGTCATGCTGGACGCCCACAGTCACGTGCGTTGTGGGGAAGAGACTCGAGTGATTCCCCGTCTTCTGGCCATGCGGGCCACCTGGAGCCGCTCGGTGAAGGAGAGGATACGGCTCGACGAGGCTGGGGTCACAGACCAGGTGTTGGACTCAGCAGTACGAGCATTCCTGTTAGAGGTGAGCTGcttattcatttttataaatgaaattcaaaaaatgtttgttaCAATTACCAAAATGacaaattcagattttttttctctctctgttcttccATCCAAAGCCctattttaattacattttcaatcacagaaaacaaataagCACCTATTTCTCACTTTTGAGATGGTGACATCATTCATGCTGCGTCTATTAACATTTACATTCTataggaatgacatgcaggtaaggagccacaggacAGATTCAAAACCAAACTCGAGGTCTTTCGCCTCTGTACAGGAGTGTGCACACTAACCCCATAGGCTGGTTAGCTGCACCTCTCAAGTCCCAAATTGAGCTCCCCACTTGTAATTTAGAATACACTTATTTCCCAACATGTCCACTTTGTGGTTAAAACaagtaaattaaacattttatttgtgtaaatgtttcttcaCACTCAGTCATACCTCGTCTATCTTGGGAAAAATGTCCATACTTTGCTATATTAGAACCATTACAACAAGTGCTCATCCCTGTTAGTAGAAATTACACACATGGTCATGTTTGGGCCTCAGTataaacatgacattttcaCTTTTCAGGTGATAGTCGGCCATGGGGAGCCGGCTCCACGCCTCTGCAACAAGGACCCGTTTGCTTTGAAGTCTCTTTCATATCTGTCCCGCATCTTCCCTAAAGGCAAATTTGTGCTCATGCTGCGAGACGGACGGGCCACCGTTCACTCCATGATATCACGCAAGGTATGCTGGGATTTTTGCTCTTACCAGAAACACTTCCTCTCAGATTTCCAAACAGCCTCTTTTGAGGTCTGAACACAGAAAGGAAGCTATATTGTCACATAATGGCACATGTACACACTCTTTCATGATTGGTGTTtatctctcctttctctctgtccatccACAGGTGACCATCTCTGGCTTCGACCTGACCAGCTACAGGGACTGTCTGACTAAGTGGAGCAGCGCGGTGGAGACCATGTTCAGTCAGTGCGAGGCAGCTGGGGAGGACCGGTGTCTGCCCGTCCGCTACGAGCAGCTTGTCCTCCACGCGGAGGAGGAAATGAGGAAGCTGCTTCACTTCCTAGATCTGCAGTGGGACCCATCAGTGCTGCACCATGAAGAGCTAATCGGAAAAGCTGGTGGTGTTTCTTTGTCCAAGTGagtctttgaaatgtgtgtatgtacacAGAGCTCACCTCTTAGCTGTGGTTGTATCCAGACTAAAATTACACTTCAATGTCCTGAGGTTTTCAGATTTTTACTGGAAaggcaggttgttgttgctttttgtttttttgtgtggtttggcAGTAGTTTCACAGAGATGAGTCTCAACCTCAGCACACGAAACTGGGGCTGTCTGATTGGTTAAACTACCACAGTTAAAGGTCAAGTGTGGGTGTTTCAAAAGTAACAGTAACATTTGCAAGTCTTGGAAAAGTCTTATTCCTTAAATCATGCTATCCTTATGCACGGTCTAATATAGCCTTGAGTACTTTTCAAAAGCTTTGAAGTTCAGGAGGGTTTAAATTTTTGgtatttaatacatttcatgGACCTCACTATCGCAAacagatatatttttaaatgttgtatttttctaaCATGAAATTGTATTCATATTCAGACACATACTATAAATGATTAATGTCTTCAAGGACTTCAAAATATATCAAAATTGcctaatttttattttttaaaccattcatttaattttaaggTTTTgcaatttttcattttatttcataaaattCAATAGTTAAATCAAGATGAATCATATTTTTAATCacgtttgaaattccattatttagcattttaaaatgaaaattctAAGGCTTTTAGTCTAAGTCTAGAgtacatatatatgtgtgtgtgtgtatatatattaaatCACTTTAATATAAAAATTTCTATCCTTCTGTTATGTGCCATGATGTGAGTAAAAGAGAGGCAGTGAAGGTAATTTTAAACTCTATTGTTCAGTAAGAAATATCTCTACTTGCCCTGCCGCCCATGAGGGGGTCACATGACTACTAGTCCCTGGGGTTTGTGTTATAACGCTGTGTAGGAGTTATTTTGTATTCGCCCTCAGCTGATGCGCCTTCTTCCTGCAGTCTGTTGTCCTACATTTAATTAATACAATACTACtaatattaatacatttaatgttaatgtccaaaaaaaagacattgaatGTTTGAGGGAACTGGTGCaaagtccatttttttttctgtgtaggATCCAAAGATTTGAAGGTCCATTTAAGCTTACAGACATCCCTGTGTAGGTGTTTAATTTGCGCTGCTACTCTTAATTGTCGTGAATCAAGTAGAGTGAATGATTACAGGCCAACTCTGGGAATTTGGTGAGAGTCCTGCTGTTTTAAACTGCAAACACCCAAAcctggcgtgtgtgtgtgtgaaggattTAGGCCTCGGTATTTGATGTTATGCAACAACTGGCACATGAAACTTTAACATCTTCATACGTACAATTTTCACAAATATGCCATGTTGTGGGCCTGAGTGCTGTGTATACAAATGTTGACACACATTTAATTGTATATGGTGGACAGGGTTTATATCTATAGATCTACAAATCCACAATTCAAACAAGTCAAAGAAATAAAGTGAAACCCACTGATCATATTATGTAGGTTTATTTCTTTTGTATACATGCATTCACtaactttattttaattctgGTTTAAATGACTAGATTGTACCAATATTGTTTTTCATattagaattgtttttttgtttttttatattaaatgtaGACAAAGTGAATAGACAAGAAGGAACATACGTGTATCTTTTTACATGTTATGACAGATTTTCGTTAGTTAAGCATCTAAATCTTCTACATCCATGTAATATCCTTACAATTGGTACTTTGcacttcttctcctccatttattttaaactttccaCATTGTTATCTAACAAACTTACACCTGaccgtgtgtctgtttgtttatagGGTGGAGCGCTCTACCGACCAGGTGATGAAGCCAGTGAACACTGAAGCGCTCTCTAAGTGGGTTGGGAACATTCCCTCTGACGTGTTGAGTGACATGGCGGAAATTGCGCCCATGCTAGCTCGTCTGGGTTACGACCCCCATGCCAACCCCCCCGACTACACAAGAGCTGCGCCTGTGCTGCCTTCATACAACTACTCACAGGTGAGGTAAAAAAATCATCCAAGGCGCAACAGAATGAAGAGGAGATACTCTGCTTGTTTTACCTTCTTATCCTCTCAGTTAACAGGAGACATCCTgaaataaagatgtttgtttacattgctgTACTGACTCTGCCCCATGTTACTGCAGAAATCAGGTGTAGCCTCAAATAGCCAAGTACAGTGTAGATAGAACATTTAATGTTTGATgaaaccaacaaaaacaaaagtaaatcaaataatgtttGTAATTAATTTGAGTGTCTCTGGGGTACAGCAATAATTGTCTCATTTGCCATTTGAGATCATAGAAAACTGAGTTTGCAGGTTAACAGTTTGGAGAATTATGGAGAAGAAATATAAATGTTGGCTAGTAGACTTTAATGAGAAGTAAAAGGAGGACATACATATTATAATAATGAAACATACTAAAGAACTTTAATGTAAATATACattataaagttttttttaacattaaattacAAGATGACTTTATTAATACATTAGAAAGATAACAAGATCGCTTACAGAAACACGCTAAAAGTACAAACTTGGATGGATTAATACCAGATCAAAGGGGGTAAATCAAGGGTCACCAATGGTTTAGGTTTGACTTACTGTTGAGCGTCAGATTTCCCCCACTGATTCCCACTTCTTTACAATCCTACACCGTGATGCATATGTTCAGGACGTTCCCATTCAAAACAGACATCCTGTTACATTAAAGAATGCTTACTGCATATGTATGGGAGCTTAACCGTAcaaaggtttgtttgtttgtttgttatttgcaTAATCAGTTTATCAAATAATTAATTTGACTTATCATTGACAGGACCAGTTTTGGTTTGGGGCTATTTCACTCGATTCCTTAAAGTTACCAAGTAacaataaacactgaactactgaccaatcacagcgtTTGGAGTCAAC contains the following coding sequences:
- the LOC109985318 gene encoding protein-tyrosine sulfotransferase 1, which translates into the protein MRNSRSSLLLGCVLLCSASLLYLGMSGVECPPKSHRYRWMELNLGLANQSLSLTEHFPEDTPLIFIGGFPRSGTTLMRVMLDAHSHVRCGEETRVIPRLLAMRATWSRSVKERIRLDEAGVTDQVLDSAVRAFLLEVIVGHGEPAPRLCNKDPFALKSLSYLSRIFPKGKFVLMLRDGRATVHSMISRKVTISGFDLTSYRDCLTKWSSAVETMFSQCEAAGEDRCLPVRYEQLVLHAEEEMRKLLHFLDLQWDPSVLHHEELIGKAGGVSLSKVERSTDQVMKPVNTEALSKWVGNIPSDVLSDMAEIAPMLARLGYDPHANPPDYTRAAPVLPSYNYSQSLKATETPHPS